In a genomic window of Malassezia japonica chromosome 4, complete sequence:
- the HOF1 gene encoding formin-binding protein (COG:D; EggNog:ENOG503NVT9): MQSNTGYGEANADPYAFCNAFWGNNDAGYHVMQHFIKNTTKTLEDLRGFYQERADIEQEYSKRLSKLAKTALGKHETGPMRHALDKVRIETEAMARSHAQLVHSVRKEIESPLSDLMARSENVRRPAQVAVTKLYKHKQMQMQYVQRSREKYEQDCTKINAYTAQSNLVQGKELDKLMGKLERVQATVGQNDKDYQSYVRALQDTTYKWNSEWKSFLDVCQDVEEERQEFLKTNLWSFANAISSVCVTDDEACERVRVSLEDCDSMRDVEGFVREFGTGAAIPAAPEYINYAQGQAQPQDEPVSAAQFHRLSTRMSDVLPPLSTGTPVPSGATPSLLGATPGFGATPGLGATPSIGGTPSMGGTPNLDTPRSNSRAMRRTPPPQSLEPIARTPPPSTSNRNSMFSPGAPPLSRMESQLKQPRQPTVRQAPATQAPAAQAPMAQAPVTQYDTQPRTSYASGGAPAPAPAASLAAAPAAAPAQPANLDESDDPIAKALANLRMHQSRKSPAPNSRPTSVVQPAAPAQAQAQAQAPVQPMAQAPPPPQPVQDVRQGPMPGAPPADVRPVVDPRLQQRPLSPAAAFMNPPARSTSPIPVEQVMSQYGQSFPSERRLSANAPNRAAYSSQGAQPPRSNTPGGITLDARGAVTQNQMAENYNPPAGSNVPPAAPTNRPPTGQYSEAGEPILFYVKALYDYAASMPEEFSFTAGDIIAVTHTEPDGWWQGELLDEARRVPGANTFPSNFVVLLM; encoded by the exons ATGCAGAGCAACACGGGCTACGGGGAGGCGAATGCCGACCCGTACGCATTTTGCAACGCCTTTTGG GGTAACAACGATGCCGGTTACCATGTGATGCAGCATTTTATCAAAAACACCAccaagacgctcgaggatctGCGTGGGTTTTACCAGGAACG TGCGGATATTGAGCAAGAGTACTCCAAGCGCCTGAGCAAGCTGGCCAAGACGGCCCTCGGCAAGCACGAGACGGG CCCGATGCGCCATGCCCTCGACAAGGTACGCATTGAGACCGAAGCCATGGCGCGCTCccatgcgcagctcgtgcactCGGTGCGCAAAGAGATCGAGAGCCCACTGTCCGACCTGATGGCGCGCTCGGAAAAtgtgcgccgcccagcgcaGGTCGCGGTGACCAAGCTGTATAAACACAAGCAGATGCAGATGCAGTACGtgcagcgctcgcgcgaAAAATACGAGCAGGACTGCACCAAAATCAACGCATACACCGCACAGAGCAACCTCGTCCAgggcaaggagctcgacaagctcatgggcaagctcgagcgcgtccagGCGACCGTCGGCCAGAACGACAAGGACTACCAGAGCTACGTCCGCGCACTGCAGGACACGACGTACAAGTGGAACTCGGAGTGGAAGAGCTTCTTGGATGTGTGTCAGGACGTGGAAGAAGAGCGCCAAGAGTTCCTCAAGACAAACCTGTGGAGCTTTGCCAACGCCATCTCGAGCGTGTGCGTgacggacgacgaggcatgcgagcgcgtgcgtgtctcgctcgaggactgcgactcgatgcgcgacgtcgagggCTTTGTGCGCGAGTttggcaccggcgccgcgatTCCCGCCGCGCCAGAGTACATCAACTATGCCCAGGGACAGGCCCAGCCCCAGGACGAGCCTGTGTCTGCCGCCCAGTTCCACCGCCTCTCGACGCGCATGTCGGACGTGCTCCCGCCGCTTAGCACGGGCACGCCGGTGCCATCGGGCGCCACGCcgtcgctcctcggcgccaCGCCGGGCTTTGGCGCCACGCCGGGGCTCggggcgacgccgagcatcggcggcacgcccaGCATGGGGGGTACGCCGAacctcgacacgccgcgcagcaacAGCCGCGCaatgcgccgcacgccgccgccgcagtcgctcgagccgatcgcacgcacgccgccgccctcgacgtcgaACCGCAACTCGATGTTCTCGCCGGGCGCCCCGCCGCTGAGCCGCATGGAGTCGCAGCTGAAGCAGCCGCGCCAGCcgaccgtgcgccaggCCCCGGCCACGCAGGCCCCGGCTGCCCAGGCGCCGATGGCGCAGGCCCCGGTCACGCAGTACGACACGCAGCCGCGGACGAGCTACGCGTCGGGTGGCGCGCCCGCTCCGGCtccggccgcgtcgctggccgccgcgccggcggctgcgccggcgcagccggcgaacctcgacgagagcgacgacccgatcgccaaggcgctggcGAACCTGCGCATGCACCAGTCGCGCAagtcgcctgcgccgaaTAGCCGTccgacgagcgtcgtgcagcCCGCCGCTCCGGCGCAAGCCCAGGCGCAGGCCCAGGCGCCCGTCCAGCCcatggcgcaggcgccgccgccgccccagCCGGTgcaggacgtgcgccaggGCCCcatgcccggcgcgcccccGGCGGACGTGCGGCCGGTGGTTGACCCCCGTCTGCAGCAGCGTCCTTTGtcgcctgcggcggcgtTTATGAACCCCCCCGCGcggagcacgtcgccgatTCCGGTGGAGCAGGTCATGAGCCAGTACGGCCAGTCCTTCCCTTCGGAGCGACGCCTGTCGGCCAACGCGCCGAACCGTGCGGCATACAGCTCACAAGGCGCACAGCCCCCCCGCTCCAACACCCCTGGCGGGATTACGTTGGATGCGCGCGGTGCTGTGACGCAGAACCAGATGGCGGAGAACTACAACCCCCCCGCTGGCTCAAACGTACCCCCCGCTGCGCCGACGAACCGCCCCCCGACCGGGCAGTACA